One segment of Ficedula albicollis isolate OC2 chromosome 2, FicAlb1.5, whole genome shotgun sequence DNA contains the following:
- the LOC101814081 gene encoding transmembrane protein 14C isoform X2, whose protein sequence is MEYDWLGFGYAALVATGGVVGYAKAGSVPSLAAGLLFGGLAGLGAYQQSKDPKNVWLSLVASGTLSAVMGMRFYNSKKAMPGIIAGASLLMVGRLGLQMMEKTY, encoded by the exons ATGGAGTAc gactGGCTCGGCTTCGGCTACGCCGCGCTGGTGGCCACGGGCGGTGTCGTGGGCTACGCCAAGGCAG gCAGCGTCCCTTCTCTAGCTGCCGGTCTTCTGTTTGGCGGCTTAGCGGGACTGGGCGCTTACCAGCAGTCCAAAGATCCGAAGAATGTGTGGCTTTCCCTCG TGGCATCTGGCACCTTGTCTGCTGTTATGGGAATGAGATTTTACAACTCCAAAAAGGCAATGCCTGGGATAATTGCCGGTGCCAG TTTACTGATGGTTGGACGGCTTGGATTGCAGATGATGGAAAAAACCTATTAA
- the LOC101814081 gene encoding transmembrane protein 14C isoform X1, with protein MKETLPAPSQQGQGAAACAAAPRRHGRRAGPPGGGHSLREGGPRSALPCPALRGSPRLPAHGVRLARLRLRRAGGHGRCRGLRQGSVPSLAAGLLFGGLAGLGAYQQSKDPKNVWLSLVASGTLSAVMGMRFYNSKKAMPGIIAGASLLMVGRLGLQMMEKTY; from the exons ATGAAGGAGACCCTGCCGGCGCCGAGCCAGCAGGGGCAGGGCGCTGCGGCCTGCGCGGCCGCCCCGCGCCGTCACGGGCGGCGGGCGGGACCTCCGGGAGGCGGGCACAGCCTGAGGGAGGGCGGCCCAAGGTCGgcgctgccctgccctgccctgcgcGGCTCTCCGCGGCTGCCCGCACATGGAGTAc gactGGCTCGGCTTCGGCTACGCCGCGCTGGTGGCCACGGGCGGTGTCGTGGGCTACGCCAAGGCAG CGTCCCTTCTCTAGCTGCCGGTCTTCTGTTTGGCGGCTTAGCGGGACTGGGCGCTTACCAGCAGTCCAAAGATCCGAAGAATGTGTGGCTTTCCCTCG TGGCATCTGGCACCTTGTCTGCTGTTATGGGAATGAGATTTTACAACTCCAAAAAGGCAATGCCTGGGATAATTGCCGGTGCCAG TTTACTGATGGTTGGACGGCTTGGATTGCAGATGATGGAAAAAACCTATTAA
- the LOC101814081 gene encoding transmembrane protein 14C isoform X3 has product MEYDWLGFGYAALVATGGVVGYAKAGSVPSLAAGLLFGGLAGLGAYQQSKDPKNVWLSLVASGTLSAVMGMRFYNSKKAMPGIIAGASLLMVGRLGLQMMEKTY; this is encoded by the exons ATGGAGTAcgactgg CTCGGCTTCGGCTACGCCGCGCTGGTGGCCACGGGCGGTGTCGTGGGCTACGCCAAGGCAG gCAGCGTCCCTTCTCTAGCTGCCGGTCTTCTGTTTGGCGGCTTAGCGGGACTGGGCGCTTACCAGCAGTCCAAAGATCCGAAGAATGTGTGGCTTTCCCTCG TGGCATCTGGCACCTTGTCTGCTGTTATGGGAATGAGATTTTACAACTCCAAAAAGGCAATGCCTGGGATAATTGCCGGTGCCAG TTTACTGATGGTTGGACGGCTTGGATTGCAGATGATGGAAAAAACCTATTAA